The genomic window ACCGCAAAGACCTTATAAGGAGCTATGACCCAGAGGTGCTTTTGAGCTCTCCACCCCACTACGCAATAAGGGACAGGCTTGTTTTCAAGGTTGGCTTCCTGCTAATAGCCCTGCTTGGCTCTACCTTTCTGTTGCTTGAGCTTTTGAACCTTAAAATTCCTGTCTCTTTTGTGCTTGGCTTGTGTGCCTTTTTGCTGGCTCTTGCCACTTTGAAAAATAGGGTAGTTAACCTAAAAGAGGTTTTCCTTTTTGCCCCATGGAACATTGTCTTTTTCTCCATTGGTATGTATGCGGTGGTTTATGCTCTAAAAAGAGCAGGATATACAGACAGCCTTACAGGACTTATTCATAAATTTCTAAGCTACGGAGAGCTGACCGCCATAATGGGTGTGGGTATAACCTCCGCACTTCTTTCCGCTTTGATGAATAACTTACCAACGGTAATGACAGTAAACATATCAATAGGTGAGGCTGGGCTTGAGCCAAAAATGGCTGAGTTTCTCGCCCTTGCAAACCTTGTGGGAACAAACATAGGACCCAAGCTCACACCCATTGGCTCTTTGGCAACCCTCCTGTGGCTTCATGTTTTGGATAAAAAAGGTATACGCATAGGCTGGTGGTATTACACTAAGGTAGGCTTTGTCCTAACCTTCCCCGTGCTTGTGGGGACGCTTTTTGCTTTGTGGCTGTGTTTGGAAGTTCGTTAGTAGTGCATATTAGCTAAATGTTTTAGTGATATAAAATCTCTTAAACCTACCACCTTTCCCACCACCATAACCGCAGGTGGCTTTACCTCTGGAGGGTTTCCAGAAAGTTCTCCAAGGTTTGTTATGACAACCCTCTGTTCTGATGTTGTTCCCTTTTCTATAAAAGCGGTAGGTTCATCTGGCTCCCTACCCACCTCAATAAGCCTTCTTGCTATCTCCTGTCTGTTAGAAACCGCCATAAGAAAAACAAGAGTGTTTATTCCTTTGAGGCTTTCCCAGTCTATGCTTGAGTTTTTCTTTTTAGGGTCTTCATGTCCAGTTATAACCGCAAAGGAAGAAGAGATGCCTCTAAAGGTCAAAGGAATACCCGCATAGGCTGGGACTGCTATAGCGGAGCTTATACCTGGGACAATCTCAAAGTCTATGCCATGCTGGGCTAAGAACAGAGCTTCCTCGCCACCTCTTCCAAAGACAAAGGGGTCTCCACCCTTGAGCCTAACCACAATTTCCCTCGTATGAGCATATTGAAGGAGTAGCTCATTTATCTTTTCCTGCTCTATGGTATGCTTTCCATCCTCTTTACCCACATACACGAGCTCACAGTCTGGTTTTGCAAGCAATAACACCTCAGGGTTTACAAGCCTGTCGTAGAGTATAACGTCCGCAGATCTTACGAGCCTGTAAGCCTTAAGGGTTAAAAGCTCTATATCTCCTGGACCTGCTCCTACAAGGTAAACCTTACCCATTTCCAAAAGCCTTCTCAAGTTCTTTGAGAGCTAATATCAGTCTTTCCTTTTGAGGAAATAATACCCTTAGCACTCCTTCTTCAAATAAGGCTTTGGCTGTGGTTCGTCCAACAGCAAGTATAAGGACATTGTTGGTCATCTTTTGTGCCAGCTTCCTGTTTAACTCTCTTTCCTTTGCCCTTTGGAAGAGGTTTTTTACCTGAAAGGCTGAGGTAAAAACAACTGCGTGGTAATGGTCTTTTAGAAACCTGTCAATAAAAGCGTCTATTTTTTCTTCATCTGGGATATATCTATAAACCCACACCTTTAGCAAAACCCCACCACCTTTTAGAATGTATTTTTCAAGCTCTGGCATCTCTTCTCCATACATCTGGACAAAAACGCATCTACCTTCTATGGGTTCAAGGAAACTTATAAAATCCCTTGTGTGGTCTACTGTTTGAAAATCTTTAAAATTCTCTTCCAGCAAGACCTTTCTTGTCTTGTATCCTCTGGCAAATATCCTGCCCTTCAGCATGAGGTCTTTAATCTCCTTAAAGTCTTCCCTTTTCCTTGCTATCTGAAAGACCCTCTTTGCCCCTTCACCAGTGGTAAATAGGAAATAAGAAGGTTTAAGTAGCAAGGCATTTTCAAGGGACCTATTCACCTCTTCCTCTGGCAAATACTCTATCCTTACCAAATCCTCAAGCACTGGAATACCACCGTGCTGAGCTATGTATTCCGCTATGTCCTCAGCCCTTCTGGTTGCACAGATGCCTACCCTTTTACCCTTTAACATGCTCATGGGTCACAGCCCCCTTGACTTTTATAGCCACAGGTGTTAGCTTAAGGTCTGGCTCTTTTGAAATAGGGTCAATCTTGTCTCCTGTAAGAGCATTAATAATGCTTCCATGCTTCAAGCCATAACCAAAGGGTGCGAAAAGATGTCCCTCTTTTATACCTCCAAATCTTACCCTTAGCTTCACCTTTCCATGCTCAGAGGCAAGCTCAACAAACTCACCCTCTTCTATGCCAAGCCTTTCTCCGTCTTCTGGGTTCATCAAAAGAAAGGGCTCTTCTTCACCCCTCAATAATTCCTCGCTCTTTCCCGTTCTCGTCATGGTATGCCACTGGTTCTTTGTCCTACCCGTCAAAAGGATAAATTCAAACTCTTCGTGTTTATAAACCGCAGGGTGCATCTTAGCCTTACCATCTTCCGTCTGAAATCTGAGTTCAGGGTATAGCCACCTGCCTCCCCACCTTTTTGGAAGGTCTTCATAGTCAAGCTCTGATATATCACAGAGCTTCCCCCTTGTGGCACTTTTGAGCTCTTCAAATATTTCTCTACTGTTGTGGTAGTTAAAGGCATCTCCCATACCCATATACTTAGCTACCTCCACAAAAATAAGCCAGTCTGGCTTTGCTTCCCCTGGTGGCTCTGAAAACTTTTGGCAAAGGCTTAGCGTCCTGTCTGAACCCGTCATTACACCCTCCTTCTCTCCCATCTGTGAGGCTGGGAGTATAAGGTTGGCAAACTCACAGGTATCGTTCCAGTAGGCATCCTGCACAATAAGGAAAGCCCTTTCAAAGGCTTTCCAGACCTTGTTAAGATTAGGCAAGGTTATAGCAGGGTTTGTGCATACAACCCATAGAAGTTTTATCTTTCCTTCCAACATAAGGTCAATGGCTTCTGTTATGGTTGGTCCTGGATTTGGTTTTATACTTCCAACCTCTATACCCCAAAATTCCTCCATGAATCTTCTGTCCTCTTCTTTTCTTATGTCCCTGTATCCCGGCAGACCATGAGATAAGTATCCCATCTCCCTTCCGCCCATGGCGTTGGGTTGTCCCGTAAGGGAGAAAGGACATCCCCTGTGGTTTAATCTTCCTGTAGCTAAGTGGAGGTTTATAAGACTAAGGTTTTTCATAACACCCTGAGAGGACTGATTAAGCCCCTGACACCACAGAGATATGAGTTTTTTACTAAAGGCGTAAAGCTCCGCAAGTTCGTATATCTGACCTTCTTCTATCTGGCATATGTCTGAAACTATCTCAGGCGTATACTTTACAGCTTCGTTAATGGCTTCCTCATAGCCTGCCACATGTTTTTTCAAAAATTCCCAGTTTATCCAACCCTTTTTATAAAGCACACAAAGAACCGAATTAAATAGTGCAGTATCTGTGCCTGCCCTTATCTGAATATGTAAATCTGCCTTTTTTGCGGTTTCTGTCTTTACCGGGTCTATTACCACAATCTTTACTTCAGGTTTTTCCGCTTTCTTTTTTAATATCCTTTTAAAAACTACTGGATGCGTCCAGAGAGCGTTTGACCCTGCAAATACAAAGGCATCTGCATCTTCAAAGTCTTCATAAGAACATGGTGGACCATCAGAACCAAAGACTAACCTGTAGGCGGTTGCGGGCGTTGCCATGCAGAGCCTTGAGTTGGCATCTATGTTGTTTGTCTTCAAAAAGCCTTTGATAAACTTGTTCATCACATATATGTCTTCTGTCATAAGCTGTCCAGAGAGGTAAAAATAGACTTCTTCTGGGCTTAGGCTTTTCAACTTTGAGGAAATTATGCTGTATGCCCTTTCCCAATCTATCTCCTTGAAAGAGCCTCTTTTGCTTTCCCTAAAGAGAGGTCTTAAAAGTCTATCCTTGTGCATAACCTTTGGATAGTAAAGTGGCTTTTGACATACATCTCCTTTAGATGCCATATGGTCTTTATCTCCCTTCACCCTCCCACCCTCATAGAGGAGGCCACAACCAACGCCACAGTATGGGCACTGAAACCTCATGCTACCTCCCTTTTCTTAAGCTTCTCCCTTAAGGTATATATCAGGTATTCCTTAAGGTCAATATACTCCTTTGACCTTATCATCTCTTCCCTTGTCCTTGGTCTCCTTATGTTAACCTTCACAATGTCATAAACTTTAGCGGATGGTCCGTTGCTCATGATAACTATACGGTCAGACATATATATGGCTTCTTCCACATCGTGAGTTACCATAAGCATGGTCTTTTTGTCCTTTTCCCATATTCTCAAAAGCTCATCTTGCAAGACAGACCTTGTCAGAGCATCAAGAGCTCCAAAGGGTTCATCAAGGAGAAGCACCTTTGGGTCTACCGACAAAGCCCTAACCAGCGCGGTTCTTTGCTTCATACCACCAGAGATCTGAGATGGAAGTTTGTTTCTATGCTCCCAGAGACCTGCCAGCTTAAGGTAGGATTCCGCTTTTTTCTTAGCCTTTTCAAGGTCTTCACCTTTAAAGACAGACTTCACTGCAAGCATGACGTTCTCATAAACTGAGACCCAGGGTAGAAGGGAGTAGTTTTGAAAAACCATAGCCCTGTCTGGACCTGGGCTTGTAATTTCCTTACCATCAAGCACCACAGACCCTTCAGAAGGTTTTACAAGACCTGCAACAACACTTAAAAGTGTAGATTTACCACAGCCAGAATGTCCTATTATGCTTACAAATTCGCCCCCTTCCACAAGAAGTTCAAGCTCATTAAGTATGATATTGTTGCCAAAGCGGACTGTAAGGTTAAAAATCTCCAAGTATGCTCTCATAACTTTACCTCCTTACTCTTTCCATTAGCTTTGCAAAGAAAAAGTCTATAAAAAGCCCAACTATGCCTATGAGGAGGATGGCGGACAGGACATTTTCTAAGTTCAGAGCGTTCCATGAGTCCCATACGAAGAAGCCTATACCAACACCACCAGCCAGCATCTCAGAGGCAACTATAACCATCCACCCTATACCAAGACTAAGGCGAAAGCCTGTGAGAATGTAAGGAAGGCTATAAGGAAGCAAAACTTTTAGTATGTAATAGCGAAGAGGAAAGCCAAAGACCCTTGATAGGTTCTTATAGTCTTCTGGTAGGGAGGAGATGCCCAAGGCGGTGTTTATAAGAGTTGGCCAGAGGGAGGTTATGGCAATAACGAATATGGATGCCTCGTTGGAAGCCTTTAACACCGCAAGCCCTATGGGAAACCATGCCATGGGTGAAACTGGTCTTAGCACTTGCACCACGGGATTTAAAACCCTCCTCACTGTTGAACTCATACCTATAAGAAAACCAAGAGGCAGGGCTATAAGTGAACCTATTAGAAACCCCAAAAAGACCCTTTTCAGAGAAGCTAACATCTGCCATCCTATACCCTTATCGTTTGGACCAAGGTCGTAAAAGGGGTTGGAAAGAAGTTCAAAAAGAGTTTTTAGAGTGTTGATGGGTCCTGGCAGTTCCTTTATGAAGATGGATATAAAAAACCAAAAAAGGAAAAAAAGGAAGATACCAAAGATAGGAGGAAGGATTACCGTAACAATAACGGAAAGTTTCCCAAAGTTTACAGAAAAACTTAAAAGTTTAGACCTTATGCCCTTTTCTACGTTAACCATTTTTATACCTCCCTGACCTTATACGCCTTTATAGACTCTTCTGGTTTATTTGGGTCAAAGACCACATTGTCTATAAAGCCTCTTAAAGGTTTCATATCGTCGTCTTTTACGCTTATGTTCATCTCCTTTGCTACCTGAAGGAAGAGAGGCTTGGCTATTAGCTTCTTTGATATGCCAAGATAATCAGGAGCTTGCTTTACCATTCCCCATCTTCTGTATTGGGCAAGGAAGAAGACACCATAAGAGTATTTGGGAAGGTTTACCTCGCCATTTTTGAAAAATAGCATGTAGTCATCCTTGTATTTGTGTTCTCCAAGCCCCTTACCAAGATGGTAAACTCCAAGAAGCCTTGTTTCTATGTCCTCAGCTTTAGCGTTGACATACCTTGCAATCACCTTGGAAGCCTCTTTTCTATTTTTTAGGTCATCAAGCCATCTACTTGCTTCAAGCACCGCCTTCATGATAGCTTTTACTTCTTCTACGTTTTTACTGAAAAATTCCTGATTAAAGACAAGAGCTTTTTCTGGATGGTCTTTCCATAAATCTTGAGTTGCAAGATGGGTAAAACCTACACCTTCTCTTACAGCTACTTCGTTCCACGGCTCCCCAACACAGTAGCCATCCATATTGCCAACTCTCATGTTTGCCACCATCTGTGGAGGTGGTATAGGTATAACTCTTACATCTTTGTTTGGGTTTATACCGCAGGCACCAAGCCAATACCTGAGCCATATATCGTGGGTTCCTCCTGGGAATGTCATGGCAAAGGTAACATTCTTACCCGCTCCCTTTAAACCATCCACTATCGCCTTTACCTTGCTTATTTCTCTAAAGCCCACTTTACCACCAAAATCTTTCTGAGAAAGCGTTATGGCTTGCCCGTTAAAGTTTATAATCATGGCTATGGGCATTATTTTTCCTGCAGGTCCTCCTATGCCTGTGTAAACAGAAAAGGGCATGCTAAAAAGGCAATGAGAAGCCTTAAGTTCTCCGTTTAAAAGTTTGTCTCTGACGTTAGGCCAGCTTGCCTCCTTTGATACATCCACATCCACGCTGTATTTCTTGTAGAGACCAAGTTCCTTAGCCATAACAACAGACGCACAGTCTGTAAGAGGTATGTAGCCTATCCTGAGCTTTCCCTGAGCCCTGCTTATGTAAGGTCCCGCTAAGCCAGCCCCCGCAAGGGCTAAAGAGCCCCTTTTGATAAAGTCTCTCCTGTCCATGTTTACCTCCTTAGAACTTTATATGCTTTTTTGCCCAAACAGCATACTTCTTATCCGTTCTGGCTATGTGGTTATATAACCATCCCCATGACAAAGATAGAGCTTGCCTGTAACCCTTTGGATCACCTCTTTCCACGTAAGGAAGAAGGTTGTAAATTTCACTCCTAAAAATTCCATGAACCAACTTATGAGAACTTAATTCTGGATATTCTATAGATTTCATAAATTCTTCTTCATTGTTCAAGTGCAATTCAACATAGGCTATTAAATTACCTATAAAGAATTCATTTATCTCAGCAATTTTATCTTTATCTTTTGCGTCCGAGGTTTTGAGGAGTTTATAGGTGTGATTCAGCATGTCTACCAGCGTTCTATGTTCCTTGTCTATATTCTCTATACCAAGTATTAATTCGGAACCAAACTCTATCATGGCAAACCTCCTATAACAAGATTTTTATAACTATCACTTAATTTACAAACTGCTATCCTCATTCCTACACCTCCAACTCCCTCTTACCAGTCCTTATAGTCCACACCTCTTCAATAGGACACACGAATACTTTTCCATCTCCGAACATACCAAGGCTTGCGTGCCTTTTTATGACCTCTACCACCCTTTCCACATCCTCATCATGAACCGCCACCATCAGAAGAGTTTTAGCAAGCTCCATGTAGCTTGCCTCTCCAAATTTCAACCCTCCCTCCCTACCCCTTCCAACTACATCCATCACAGTAAACCCTCTAAAACCCTTCTCCTCAAGAGCTGTTATCACCTCATACAGCCTTTCTGGTCTTATAACCGCCTTTATTAGCCTCATGGCAGACCTCCTATCACAAAGATTTTTCCATCACCGTAATGACCCGTATGGGCAATCCTAAGGACTCTGCTAACTACGTCGTTATACAAGGCATCCTCCACCCAGCTCATGATTAGGACTTTTGGGACCATAGATGTAAAGACGCCCTTCCTTGTTGAATAGCCAAATCCACCTTCCTTACCCTTTCCAAGCACAGGCTTTGAAACATAGTCAATCCCCATATCATGAAGAAGTGCCTTAACATCTTGAGCCTTCTCTCGCCTGACTATGATTATCAGCTCCTTCAAACTTTGACCTCCTTCACATCACTCTTATGCAAGATAAATGCCAAAGGATGGATATATTTGAAAGCCTTGTAGGATTTGACTTTTATGTCTAAGATGTTTTGCTCTTTTATGTTAACTTGTTAACATTTTTGTAAAGATGTAAACAAACAAAGTGTATTCCCTCAAATATTCTTTGTAAAACTTCAATACTAAAGCGACCTCGCTTGCCAGCTCCTTGGCATGCTTGTTGCATAAGAAAAGATGAAGGAGGTTTTGCATGAAGGTTTTTATTGTTGGTGCGGGTATGGCAGGGCATGCCCTTGTGGAAGAGCTTTTAAAGGCAGGTAAGGGCTTGGATATACACCTTTTTGGGGATGAAAAGGCACTACCCTATAACAGAATATTTCTTGCGGACATAATCGCAGGGAGGAAACTACCATCGCAACTCCTTTTGAAAAGCTATCTGAGATATGAAGAAGAGGGTGTTAGACTGCATTTAGGCGAGCGTGTAGAGAGGATATTTCCAGATATGAAGAAGATAATAACCTCAAAGGGAGGTGTGTATTCCTATGACAAGCTTGTGCTGGCGGTAGGTAGCACTCCCTACATACCACCTATAAAAGGAGTTGAAAAGAAGGGTGTGTTTACCTTTAGAAGTCTTAGGGATGTGTATGAAATCATGGATATGGCAAGGGTTTCAAAAAGGGCAATAGTTATCGGTGGTGGCTTGTTAGGTATAGAGCTGGCATCCTCCCTAAGGGAGCTGGGGCTTGAGGTTTTTCTTATTCATATTCTTGACAGGCTCATGGAGCAATGGCTGGACCATACTGCAAGCAAGATGCTGTCAAAGAGGCTTGAGGACATGGGTATAAAGCTGATACTAAACGCTAAGACTGTGGAAATATTAGGAGGAAAAAGGAGTGAAGGTGTAAGGCTTTCCACCGATGAGGTTATCTATGGAGATTTTGTGGTGCTTGCCACAGGTGTAAGACCAAACACTTCACTGGCAGTGGCAAGTAATCTAAAGGTTAACAGGGGTATTCTCGTCAACGATTTCCTTGAAACCTCCGCTCAGGACGCGTATGCGGTAGGTGAATGCATAGAACATAGAGGCAGGACCTTTGGACTGCTAAGTCCTGTGATGGAGCAGGTAAGGGTGTGTGCCAGAAACCTTCTTTATGGGAATGTGGAAAAGTATGAGGGCTCTGTTGACTATGCTCTTCTTAAGGTTGCTGGGGTCAGGCTACTCTCTGCGGGAAGGGTTCACGAAAGAGAGGTGGACGAGATTGCCTTATACAGGGACAAGGAAAATTATCGGAAGGCAGTGGTCAGCAATGGTAAGCTGGTAGGCGTAATACTCTACGGAAACCTCTCTGGAAGTGAAAAGATGCTTAGCATGATAAAGTCTGGTGAGGGTATAAAGGATTACAGTTTCCTGATAAAAGACTTAATTGTTGAAGAAAGGGAGTTAAAGCCCGAAGATACGGTATGCAACTGCAATTTAGTCACTTATGCGGATATTCTTAAGGCAATAAGGGAGGGTGCAAGAACTATTGAAGATGTGCAAAGGATGACCAAAGCGTCCACATCCTGCGGTGGTTGTGCACCCATTGTGGAGGAAATACTCAAAAAGCATGTGAAAGCAAGACCTCAGAGGATAAACAAAGTAGAAGAATACAAAAGGGCAAAGCATCCCTTTGAAAGGGAGCTCATACAGAAATTAGAAGCATGGGCGGAGGAAGAAGACTGGCAGAAAATACCAGAGGAAGACAGGGACATAGGACTAAAATGGTACGGCATCTTCTACAGAAAGGCGACGCCAGGCTATTTCATGGTAAGGGTAAGGATAACCCATGGAAAGCTAAGCTCAGAGCAAGCTCTTGTGCTTGCACATCTTTCAAAGAAGTTTGGCAGGAACGATATAGACATAACGTCAAGACAGCAAATACAACTTAGATGGATAGAAGTAAAAGACTTGCCAAAGGTGCTTGAGGCGATAGAGTCTGTGGGTCTTAGCACTCTTCAGACTGGTATGGACAACATAAGGAACATCACTGGTGACCCGCTTTCTGGTCTTGTTGAAGAAAGCCTCATAGATACAGTTCCTATAGCAAAGAGGATAACGGAGGTTTTCCTCGGAAAAAAGCAGTATGCAGACCTTCCAAGAAAGTTCAACCTTGCCCTTCTTGGTTCGGAACGCGACTGTATAAACTGCAGGTTTAACGACCTATGTTTTTCTCTGGCGGTTAAGGATGGAAAGTATGGCTTTAATGTTTACGGTGGAGGTAAGATAGGGTCTGGGGGACCCGAGCCAGCCCTTGACCTAAACATGTTTGTATTGCCCTATGAGAGTATTGAACTAAGCAAGGCGGTTTTTGAGTTGTATTCGGATATGGGGAATAGAGAAGACAGAAACAAAAACAGGTTTTATTTCCTCATAAAGGAGCTCGGTGTAGAAGGTCTGAGAAAAGAATTGGAAAGAAGGCTTTTGAGAAGACTGGAGGACAAAGGTCAGGACCTCGTAAAGACATGGGGTGAGAGAGAGGGTATCATAGAGCAGAAGAATGGTCTTTACACGGTAAGCCTTATGGTGCCAGGGGGAATTTTTACCGGTGAAGACCTTGAAACGGTCGCTCATCTTTCAAGAAGATACGGAAGCGGGGAAATAAGGCTCAGCGTATATCAGAATATATACATAGTTAACGTTCCAGAGGAAAAACTCAACGACCTTTTGAGTCACCCAATATTTGAAAAATACTCAATCTCTACATCGCCTTATTTTACGAACCTTATAGCCTGTCAGGGTAGCAAGACCTGTGCCTTTGGAGTTATAGAGAACAAGCCCGACGCCATAAGGCTTGCCAATTATCTCTCTGAACACCTTCCCACCAACAAAGCTATAAGGATGCACTGGTCTGGATGTGCAAAGGGCTGTGGTCAGCACGGTGCTGGAGACCTTGGTTTCGTAGGAACAAAGATGAGGTTTAACGGAGAGGTCATGCTTGCGGTGGAAGTTTTTCTGAAGGGCAAAAAGCTCAACACCGTTCCTCTAAAGGATATTAACGAATATGTGAGAAAATTAATTAC from Hydrogenobacter sp. T-8 includes these protein-coding regions:
- a CDS encoding ABC transporter ATP-binding protein, with product MRAYLEIFNLTVRFGNNIILNELELLVEGGEFVSIIGHSGCGKSTLLSVVAGLVKPSEGSVVLDGKEITSPGPDRAMVFQNYSLLPWVSVYENVMLAVKSVFKGEDLEKAKKKAESYLKLAGLWEHRNKLPSQISGGMKQRTALVRALSVDPKVLLLDEPFGALDALTRSVLQDELLRIWEKDKKTMLMVTHDVEEAIYMSDRIVIMSNGPSAKVYDIVKVNIRRPRTREEMIRSKEYIDLKEYLIYTLREKLKKREVA
- the ntrB gene encoding nitrate ABC transporter permease produces the protein MVNVEKGIRSKLLSFSVNFGKLSVIVTVILPPIFGIFLFFLFWFFISIFIKELPGPINTLKTLFELLSNPFYDLGPNDKGIGWQMLASLKRVFLGFLIGSLIALPLGFLIGMSSTVRRVLNPVVQVLRPVSPMAWFPIGLAVLKASNEASIFVIAITSLWPTLINTALGISSLPEDYKNLSRVFGFPLRYYILKVLLPYSLPYILTGFRLSLGIGWMVIVASEMLAGGVGIGFFVWDSWNALNLENVLSAILLIGIVGLFIDFFFAKLMERVRR
- a CDS encoding FAD-dependent oxidoreductase; this translates as MKVFIVGAGMAGHALVEELLKAGKGLDIHLFGDEKALPYNRIFLADIIAGRKLPSQLLLKSYLRYEEEGVRLHLGERVERIFPDMKKIITSKGGVYSYDKLVLAVGSTPYIPPIKGVEKKGVFTFRSLRDVYEIMDMARVSKRAIVIGGGLLGIELASSLRELGLEVFLIHILDRLMEQWLDHTASKMLSKRLEDMGIKLILNAKTVEILGGKRSEGVRLSTDEVIYGDFVVLATGVRPNTSLAVASNLKVNRGILVNDFLETSAQDAYAVGECIEHRGRTFGLLSPVMEQVRVCARNLLYGNVEKYEGSVDYALLKVAGVRLLSAGRVHEREVDEIALYRDKENYRKAVVSNGKLVGVILYGNLSGSEKMLSMIKSGEGIKDYSFLIKDLIVEERELKPEDTVCNCNLVTYADILKAIREGARTIEDVQRMTKASTSCGGCAPIVEEILKKHVKARPQRINKVEEYKRAKHPFERELIQKLEAWAEEEDWQKIPEEDRDIGLKWYGIFYRKATPGYFMVRVRITHGKLSSEQALVLAHLSKKFGRNDIDITSRQQIQLRWIEVKDLPKVLEAIESVGLSTLQTGMDNIRNITGDPLSGLVEESLIDTVPIAKRITEVFLGKKQYADLPRKFNLALLGSERDCINCRFNDLCFSLAVKDGKYGFNVYGGGKIGSGGPEPALDLNMFVLPYESIELSKAVFELYSDMGNREDRNKNRFYFLIKELGVEGLRKELERRLLRRLEDKGQDLVKTWGEREGIIEQKNGLYTVSLMVPGGIFTGEDLETVAHLSRRYGSGEIRLSVYQNIYIVNVPEEKLNDLLSHPIFEKYSISTSPYFTNLIACQGSKTCAFGVIENKPDAIRLANYLSEHLPTNKAIRMHWSGCAKGCGQHGAGDLGFVGTKMRFNGEVMLAVEVFLKGKKLNTVPLKDINEYVRKLITEGVI
- a CDS encoding P-II family nitrogen regulator, translated to MRLIKAVIRPERLYEVITALEEKGFRGFTVMDVVGRGREGGLKFGEASYMELAKTLLMVAVHDEDVERVVEVIKRHASLGMFGDGKVFVCPIEEVWTIRTGKRELEV
- a CDS encoding molybdopterin oxidoreductase family protein, which codes for MRFQCPYCGVGCGLLYEGGRVKGDKDHMASKGDVCQKPLYYPKVMHKDRLLRPLFRESKRGSFKEIDWERAYSIISSKLKSLSPEEVYFYLSGQLMTEDIYVMNKFIKGFLKTNNIDANSRLCMATPATAYRLVFGSDGPPCSYEDFEDADAFVFAGSNALWTHPVVFKRILKKKAEKPEVKIVVIDPVKTETAKKADLHIQIRAGTDTALFNSVLCVLYKKGWINWEFLKKHVAGYEEAINEAVKYTPEIVSDICQIEEGQIYELAELYAFSKKLISLWCQGLNQSSQGVMKNLSLINLHLATGRLNHRGCPFSLTGQPNAMGGREMGYLSHGLPGYRDIRKEEDRRFMEEFWGIEVGSIKPNPGPTITEAIDLMLEGKIKLLWVVCTNPAITLPNLNKVWKAFERAFLIVQDAYWNDTCEFANLILPASQMGEKEGVMTGSDRTLSLCQKFSEPPGEAKPDWLIFVEVAKYMGMGDAFNYHNSREIFEELKSATRGKLCDISELDYEDLPKRWGGRWLYPELRFQTEDGKAKMHPAVYKHEEFEFILLTGRTKNQWHTMTRTGKSEELLRGEEEPFLLMNPEDGERLGIEEGEFVELASEHGKVKLRVRFGGIKEGHLFAPFGYGLKHGSIINALTGDKIDPISKEPDLKLTPVAIKVKGAVTHEHVKG
- a CDS encoding uroporphyrinogen-III synthase, with product MSMLKGKRVGICATRRAEDIAEYIAQHGGIPVLEDLVRIEYLPEEEVNRSLENALLLKPSYFLFTTGEGAKRVFQIARKREDFKEIKDLMLKGRIFARGYKTRKVLLEENFKDFQTVDHTRDFISFLEPIEGRCVFVQMYGEEMPELEKYILKGGGVLLKVWVYRYIPDEEKIDAFIDRFLKDHYHAVVFTSAFQVKNLFQRAKERELNRKLAQKMTNNVLILAVGRTTAKALFEEGVLRVLFPQKERLILALKELEKAFGNG
- a CDS encoding P-II family nitrogen regulator is translated as MKELIIIVRREKAQDVKALLHDMGIDYVSKPVLGKGKEGGFGYSTRKGVFTSMVPKVLIMSWVEDALYNDVVSRVLRIAHTGHYGDGKIFVIGGLP
- a CDS encoding arsenic transporter; the encoded protein is METFLAPTVFLLTLLLVLLRPKGLGIGWSAWLGAGLSLAFGLIEPGDILYIAGLVWDATLAFVFLIVISIILDKAGFFEWFALKAIELGKGRGIYLFVSLMLLGAFISAIFANDGSALMLTPIIYSKIKYLNLPKRHILPYIMGAGFISDTTSLPLVISNLTNIITAHYFGIDFWRYALYMFFPNLVSVLLSLLVLYVFYRKDLIRSYDPEVLLSSPPHYAIRDRLVFKVGFLLIALLGSTFLLLELLNLKIPVSFVLGLCAFLLALATLKNRVVNLKEVFLFAPWNIVFFSIGMYAVVYALKRAGYTDSLTGLIHKFLSYGELTAIMGVGITSALLSALMNNLPTVMTVNISIGEAGLEPKMAEFLALANLVGTNIGPKLTPIGSLATLLWLHVLDKKGIRIGWWYYTKVGFVLTFPVLVGTLFALWLCLEVR
- a CDS encoding CmpA/NrtA family ABC transporter substrate-binding protein, yielding MDRRDFIKRGSLALAGAGLAGPYISRAQGKLRIGYIPLTDCASVVMAKELGLYKKYSVDVDVSKEASWPNVRDKLLNGELKASHCLFSMPFSVYTGIGGPAGKIMPIAMIINFNGQAITLSQKDFGGKVGFREISKVKAIVDGLKGAGKNVTFAMTFPGGTHDIWLRYWLGACGINPNKDVRVIPIPPPQMVANMRVGNMDGYCVGEPWNEVAVREGVGFTHLATQDLWKDHPEKALVFNQEFFSKNVEEVKAIMKAVLEASRWLDDLKNRKEASKVIARYVNAKAEDIETRLLGVYHLGKGLGEHKYKDDYMLFFKNGEVNLPKYSYGVFFLAQYRRWGMVKQAPDYLGISKKLIAKPLFLQVAKEMNISVKDDDMKPLRGFIDNVVFDPNKPEESIKAYKVREV
- the cobA gene encoding uroporphyrinogen-III C-methyltransferase yields the protein MGKVYLVGAGPGDIELLTLKAYRLVRSADVILYDRLVNPEVLLLAKPDCELVYVGKEDGKHTIEQEKINELLLQYAHTREIVVRLKGGDPFVFGRGGEEALFLAQHGIDFEIVPGISSAIAVPAYAGIPLTFRGISSSFAVITGHEDPKKKNSSIDWESLKGINTLVFLMAVSNRQEIARRLIEVGREPDEPTAFIEKGTTSEQRVVITNLGELSGNPPEVKPPAVMVVGKVVGLRDFISLKHLANMHY
- a CDS encoding bacteriohemerythrin, which encodes MIEFGSELILGIENIDKEHRTLVDMLNHTYKLLKTSDAKDKDKIAEINEFFIGNLIAYVELHLNNEEEFMKSIEYPELSSHKLVHGIFRSEIYNLLPYVERGDPKGYRQALSLSWGWLYNHIARTDKKYAVWAKKHIKF